The following proteins are co-located in the Ficedula albicollis isolate OC2 chromosome 27, FicAlb1.5, whole genome shotgun sequence genome:
- the VPS25 gene encoding vacuolar protein-sorting-associated protein 25, with translation PNHRLQRKLPLESIQVVLEELRKNGNLEWLDKNKTSFLIMWKRPEEWGKLIYQWVSRNGLTNSVFTLYELASGDDTENEEFHGLDEATLLRALQALQQEHKAEIITLDDGRGVKFF, from the exons cccaaccacCGCCTCCAGC ggaagctgccGCTGGAATCCATCCAggtggtgctggaggagctccGCAAGAACG GGAACCTGGAATGGTTAGATAAGAACAAAACCAGCTTTCTGATCATGTGGAAGAGGCCGGAAGAGTGGGGAAAGCTCATCTATCAATGG GTGTCAAGGAACGGCCTGACGAACTCTGTGTTCACACTGTATGAACTGGCCAGTGGAGATGACACTGAGAATGAAG AGTTTCACGGCTTGGATGAGGCTACGCTGCTCCGTGCCCTGCAAGccttgcagcaggagcacaaggCTGAAATTATCACGCTGGATGATGGCCGAGGTGTCAAGTTCTTCTGA
- the RAMP2 gene encoding receptor activity-modifying protein 2, translating to MAPRAHMSSRRLSQGLLLLCVLLGHTQTVHTDAVTTSSGQDAGTSPPTAMSNGTAQSMYGNYTDLTLQCWDYFVDLMRNVRTSELCEWKVISRPYSELQGCLEFWAERLNYSYPNALAEQYIFQSHHRYFHNCTLEHPVYFDPPEDVLLAMIIAPICLIPFLVTLVIWRSKDSKAQA from the exons ATGGCACCGCGCGCGCACATGAGCTCCCGCCGTCTCTCCcaagggctcctgctgctctgcg tgctcctgggaCACACTCAGACAGTCCACACGGACGCAGTGACAACGAGCTCCGGCCAGGATGCTGGGACAAGCCCACCTACAGCCATGTCCAACGGGACAGCCCAGTCCATGT ACGGGAATTACACCGACctcacactgcagtgctgggattACTTCGTCGACCTGATGAGGAATGTGAGGACATCGGAGTTGTGCGAGTGGAAAGTCATCAGCAG GCCCTACagtgagctgcagggctgcctggagTTCTGGGCTGAACGCCTGAACTACAGCTACCCCAACGCACTGGCGGAGCAGTACATCTTCCAGAGCCATCACCGCTACTTCCACAACTGCACCCTGGAGCACCCGGTGTACTTCGACCCGCCCGAAGATGTGCTCCTGGCCATGATCATCGCACCCATCTGCCTCATCCCCTTCCTCGTCACCCTGGTCATCTGGCGCAGCAAGGATAGCAAGGCGCAGGCCTAG
- the EZH1 gene encoding histone-lysine N-methyltransferase EZH1 isoform X2, whose amino-acid sequence MAEQKMEITTPPTSKCIMYWKRKVKSEYMRLRQLKRFQANMGAKALFVANFAKVHEKTQILNEDWKKLRVQPVQLMKPVSGHPFLKQCTVESIFPGFSSQTLYMRTLNTVALVPIMYSWSPLQQNFMVEDETVLCNIPYMGDEVKEEDETFIEELINNYDGKVHGEEEIISGSVLISDAVFLELVNALNQYSDEEEEGHNDSEVKQEDGKEELPVTRKRKRGVEGNKKCSKKRFPNDMIFTAISSMFPEYGFPEDMKERYRELTEVSDPNVLPPQCTPNIDGPCAKSVQREQSLHSFHTLFCRRCFKYDCFLHPFHATPNVYKRKNRETKIEPDPCGADCFLWLEGAKEFAALHNPRSKCSGRRRRRHHVVAASCSNTPAVTETREGDSDRDTGNEWASSSSEANSRCQTPTKQKLSPASSQLFAVEAPQEPVEWTGAEESLFRVFHGTYFNNFCSIARLLGTKTCKQVFQFAVKESLITKLPTNELMNPSQKKKRKHRLWAAHCRKIQLKKDNSPTQVYNYQPCDHPEHPCDSSCPCIMTQNFCEKFCQCNPDCQNRFPGCRCKTQCNTKQCPCYLAVRECDPDLCLTCGASEHWDCKVVSCKNCSIQRGLKKHLLLAPSDVAGWGTFIKEAVQKNEFISEYCGELISQDEADRRGKVYDKYMSSFLFNLNNDFVVDATRKGNKIRFANHSVNPNCYAKVVMVNGDHRIGIFAKRAIQAGEELFFDYSK is encoded by the exons ATGGCCGAGCA aaaaatggaaattaccACTCCTCCAACATCCAAATGTATCATGTACTGGAAGAGGAAAGTCAAGTCCGAGTACATGCGTCTGCGGCAGCTCAAGAGGTTCCAGGCAAACATGGGAGCAAAG gcTCTCTTTGTGGCCAACTTTGCGAAGGTTCATGAAAAGACTCAAATCCTTAATGAAGACTGGAAGAAGCTTCGAGTGCAACCAGTGCAGCTGATGAAGCCAGTCAGTGGGCACCCGTTCCTAAAACAG TGCACTGTTGAGAgcattttcccaggattttcaaGCCAGACACTGTACATGAGGACCCTGAACACAGTGGCACTGGTGCCCATTATGTACTCCTGGTCCCCTCTTCAGCAGAATTTCATG GTGGAGGATGAAACAGTTCTGTGCAATATCCCTTACATGGGTGACGAGGTAAAGGAGGAAGATGAAACTTTCATTGAAGAACTCATTAATAACTATGATGGGAAAGTTCACGGAGAGGAAG AAATTATCTCGGGGTCAGTCCTCATCAGTGATGCTGTGTTCCTGGAGCTAGTGAATGCTCTGAATCAGTACTCcgatgaggaagaggaaggacaCAATGATTCTGAGGTGAAGCAGGAGGATGGAAAAGAGGAGCTGCCAGtgacaaggaaaagaaagcgTGGAGTGGAAG GTAACAAGAAGTGTTCCAAGAAGAGGTTCCCCAATGACATGATATTCACTGCTATTTCTTCCATGTTTCCTGAGTATGGCTTCCCAGAGGATATGAAAGAAAG GTACCGGGAGCTGACGGAGGTGTCAGACCCCAACGTGCTGCCACCGCAGTGCACTCCCAACATCGACGGGCCGTGTGCCAAGTCAGTGCAGCGGGAGCAGTCCCTGCACTCCTTCCACACCCTCTTCTGCCGCCGCTGCTTCAAATACGACTGCTTCCTGCATC cttttcatgcTACTCCTAATGTGTACAAACGAAAGAATAGAGAGACCAAGATTGAGCCAGATCCTTGCGGCGCAGACTGTTTCCTCTGGCTG GAAGGAGCCAAGGAGTTTGCTGCACTGCACAACCCCCGATCCAAGTGCTCAGGCCGTCGCCGCCGGCGGCACCACGTGGTGGCCGCGTCCTGCTCCAACACCCCGGCTGTCACTGAGACCAGGGAGGGCGACAGCGACCGGGACACAGGCAACGAGTGGGCCTCCAGCTCCTCGG AGGCCAACTCCCGCTGCCAAACCCCCACTAAGCAGAAGCTGagcccagcctcctcccagctgtTTGCAGTGGAGGCACCGCAGGAGCCAGTGGAGTGGACGGGAGCTGAGGAGTCACTCTTCCGTGTCTTCCATGGGACCTACTTCAACAACTTCTGCTCAattgccaggctgctggggacaaAGACCTGCAAGCAG GTCTTTCAGTTTGCAGTGAAGGAATCGCTTATAACGAAACTGCCAACAAATGAGTTAATGAATCCAtcccagaagaagaaaaggaagcacaG GCTGTGGGCTGCTCATTGCAGGAAGATCCAGCTGAAGAAAG ATAATTCACCGACCCAGGTGTACAACTACCAGCCCTGTGaccaccctgagcatccctgtgacagctcctgcccttgcATCATGACTCAGAATTTCTGTGAGAAGTTCTGCCAGTGCAACCCTGACT GTCAGAACCGCTTCCCAGGCTGCCGCTGTAAGACCCAGTGCAACACCAAGCAGTGCCCCTGCTACCTGGCTGTGCGGGAGTGTGACCCAGACCTCTGCCTCACCTGCGGCGCTTCCGAGCACTGGGACTGCAAGGTGGTCTCCTGCAAGAACTGCAGCATCCAGAGAGGCCTCAAAAAG CATTTGTTGCTGGCCCCATCAGACGTGGCTGGCTGGGGGACTTTCATCAAGGAGGCTGTGCAGAAGAACGAGTTCATCTCCGAGTACTGTGGGgag CTCATTTCACAGGATGAGGCTGACAGGCGAGGAAAGGTCTACGACAAGTACATGTCCAGCTTCCTCTTCAACCTCAACAATG attttgtTGTTGACGCTACTcgcaaaggaaataaaattcgCTTTGCCAACCACTCAGTGAACCCCAACTGCTATGCGAAAG TTGTGATGGTGAACGGAGACCACCGCATTGGTATCTTCGCCAAGAGAGCCatccaggcaggagaggagctctTCTTTGACTACAG CAAGTGA
- the EZH1 gene encoding histone-lysine N-methyltransferase EZH1 isoform X1, whose product MAEQKMEITTPPTSKCIMYWKRKVKSEYMRLRQLKRFQANMGAKALFVANFAKVHEKTQILNEDWKKLRVQPVQLMKPVSGHPFLKQCTVESIFPGFSSQTLYMRTLNTVALVPIMYSWSPLQQNFMVEDETVLCNIPYMGDEVKEEDETFIEELINNYDGKVHGEEEIISGSVLISDAVFLELVNALNQYSDEEEEGHNDSEVKQEDGKEELPVTRKRKRGVEGNKKCSKKRFPNDMIFTAISSMFPEYGFPEDMKERYRELTEVSDPNVLPPQCTPNIDGPCAKSVQREQSLHSFHTLFCRRCFKYDCFLHPFHATPNVYKRKNRETKIEPDPCGADCFLWLEGAKEFAALHNPRSKCSGRRRRRHHVVAASCSNTPAVTETREGDSDRDTGNEWASSSSEANSRCQTPTKQKLSPASSQLFAVEAPQEPVEWTGAEESLFRVFHGTYFNNFCSIARLLGTKTCKQVFQFAVKESLITKLPTNELMNPSQKKKRKHRLWAAHCRKIQLKKDNSPTQVYNYQPCDHPEHPCDSSCPCIMTQNFCEKFCQCNPDCQNRFPGCRCKTQCNTKQCPCYLAVRECDPDLCLTCGASEHWDCKVVSCKNCSIQRGLKKHLLLAPSDVAGWGTFIKEAVQKNEFISEYCGELISQDEADRRGKVYDKYMSSFLFNLNNDFVVDATRKGNKIRFANHSVNPNCYAKVVMVNGDHRIGIFAKRAIQAGEELFFDYRYSQADALKYVGIERETDII is encoded by the exons ATGGCCGAGCA aaaaatggaaattaccACTCCTCCAACATCCAAATGTATCATGTACTGGAAGAGGAAAGTCAAGTCCGAGTACATGCGTCTGCGGCAGCTCAAGAGGTTCCAGGCAAACATGGGAGCAAAG gcTCTCTTTGTGGCCAACTTTGCGAAGGTTCATGAAAAGACTCAAATCCTTAATGAAGACTGGAAGAAGCTTCGAGTGCAACCAGTGCAGCTGATGAAGCCAGTCAGTGGGCACCCGTTCCTAAAACAG TGCACTGTTGAGAgcattttcccaggattttcaaGCCAGACACTGTACATGAGGACCCTGAACACAGTGGCACTGGTGCCCATTATGTACTCCTGGTCCCCTCTTCAGCAGAATTTCATG GTGGAGGATGAAACAGTTCTGTGCAATATCCCTTACATGGGTGACGAGGTAAAGGAGGAAGATGAAACTTTCATTGAAGAACTCATTAATAACTATGATGGGAAAGTTCACGGAGAGGAAG AAATTATCTCGGGGTCAGTCCTCATCAGTGATGCTGTGTTCCTGGAGCTAGTGAATGCTCTGAATCAGTACTCcgatgaggaagaggaaggacaCAATGATTCTGAGGTGAAGCAGGAGGATGGAAAAGAGGAGCTGCCAGtgacaaggaaaagaaagcgTGGAGTGGAAG GTAACAAGAAGTGTTCCAAGAAGAGGTTCCCCAATGACATGATATTCACTGCTATTTCTTCCATGTTTCCTGAGTATGGCTTCCCAGAGGATATGAAAGAAAG GTACCGGGAGCTGACGGAGGTGTCAGACCCCAACGTGCTGCCACCGCAGTGCACTCCCAACATCGACGGGCCGTGTGCCAAGTCAGTGCAGCGGGAGCAGTCCCTGCACTCCTTCCACACCCTCTTCTGCCGCCGCTGCTTCAAATACGACTGCTTCCTGCATC cttttcatgcTACTCCTAATGTGTACAAACGAAAGAATAGAGAGACCAAGATTGAGCCAGATCCTTGCGGCGCAGACTGTTTCCTCTGGCTG GAAGGAGCCAAGGAGTTTGCTGCACTGCACAACCCCCGATCCAAGTGCTCAGGCCGTCGCCGCCGGCGGCACCACGTGGTGGCCGCGTCCTGCTCCAACACCCCGGCTGTCACTGAGACCAGGGAGGGCGACAGCGACCGGGACACAGGCAACGAGTGGGCCTCCAGCTCCTCGG AGGCCAACTCCCGCTGCCAAACCCCCACTAAGCAGAAGCTGagcccagcctcctcccagctgtTTGCAGTGGAGGCACCGCAGGAGCCAGTGGAGTGGACGGGAGCTGAGGAGTCACTCTTCCGTGTCTTCCATGGGACCTACTTCAACAACTTCTGCTCAattgccaggctgctggggacaaAGACCTGCAAGCAG GTCTTTCAGTTTGCAGTGAAGGAATCGCTTATAACGAAACTGCCAACAAATGAGTTAATGAATCCAtcccagaagaagaaaaggaagcacaG GCTGTGGGCTGCTCATTGCAGGAAGATCCAGCTGAAGAAAG ATAATTCACCGACCCAGGTGTACAACTACCAGCCCTGTGaccaccctgagcatccctgtgacagctcctgcccttgcATCATGACTCAGAATTTCTGTGAGAAGTTCTGCCAGTGCAACCCTGACT GTCAGAACCGCTTCCCAGGCTGCCGCTGTAAGACCCAGTGCAACACCAAGCAGTGCCCCTGCTACCTGGCTGTGCGGGAGTGTGACCCAGACCTCTGCCTCACCTGCGGCGCTTCCGAGCACTGGGACTGCAAGGTGGTCTCCTGCAAGAACTGCAGCATCCAGAGAGGCCTCAAAAAG CATTTGTTGCTGGCCCCATCAGACGTGGCTGGCTGGGGGACTTTCATCAAGGAGGCTGTGCAGAAGAACGAGTTCATCTCCGAGTACTGTGGGgag CTCATTTCACAGGATGAGGCTGACAGGCGAGGAAAGGTCTACGACAAGTACATGTCCAGCTTCCTCTTCAACCTCAACAATG attttgtTGTTGACGCTACTcgcaaaggaaataaaattcgCTTTGCCAACCACTCAGTGAACCCCAACTGCTATGCGAAAG TTGTGATGGTGAACGGAGACCACCGCATTGGTATCTTCGCCAAGAGAGCCatccaggcaggagaggagctctTCTTTGACTACAG GTACAGCCAGGCAGATGCCCTGAAGTATGTCGGCATAGAAAGGGAGACGGACATCATCTAA
- the EZH1 gene encoding histone-lysine N-methyltransferase EZH1 isoform X3, giving the protein MEITTPPTSKCIMYWKRKVKSEYMRLRQLKRFQANMGAKALFVANFAKVHEKTQILNEDWKKLRVQPVQLMKPVSGHPFLKQCTVESIFPGFSSQTLYMRTLNTVALVPIMYSWSPLQQNFMVEDETVLCNIPYMGDEVKEEDETFIEELINNYDGKVHGEEEIISGSVLISDAVFLELVNALNQYSDEEEEGHNDSEVKQEDGKEELPVTRKRKRGVEGNKKCSKKRFPNDMIFTAISSMFPEYGFPEDMKERYRELTEVSDPNVLPPQCTPNIDGPCAKSVQREQSLHSFHTLFCRRCFKYDCFLHPFHATPNVYKRKNRETKIEPDPCGADCFLWLEGAKEFAALHNPRSKCSGRRRRRHHVVAASCSNTPAVTETREGDSDRDTGNEWASSSSEANSRCQTPTKQKLSPASSQLFAVEAPQEPVEWTGAEESLFRVFHGTYFNNFCSIARLLGTKTCKQVFQFAVKESLITKLPTNELMNPSQKKKRKHRLWAAHCRKIQLKKDNSPTQVYNYQPCDHPEHPCDSSCPCIMTQNFCEKFCQCNPDCQNRFPGCRCKTQCNTKQCPCYLAVRECDPDLCLTCGASEHWDCKVVSCKNCSIQRGLKKHLLLAPSDVAGWGTFIKEAVQKNEFISEYCGELISQDEADRRGKVYDKYMSSFLFNLNNDFVVDATRKGNKIRFANHSVNPNCYAKVVMVNGDHRIGIFAKRAIQAGEELFFDYRYSQADALKYVGIERETDII; this is encoded by the exons atggaaattaccACTCCTCCAACATCCAAATGTATCATGTACTGGAAGAGGAAAGTCAAGTCCGAGTACATGCGTCTGCGGCAGCTCAAGAGGTTCCAGGCAAACATGGGAGCAAAG gcTCTCTTTGTGGCCAACTTTGCGAAGGTTCATGAAAAGACTCAAATCCTTAATGAAGACTGGAAGAAGCTTCGAGTGCAACCAGTGCAGCTGATGAAGCCAGTCAGTGGGCACCCGTTCCTAAAACAG TGCACTGTTGAGAgcattttcccaggattttcaaGCCAGACACTGTACATGAGGACCCTGAACACAGTGGCACTGGTGCCCATTATGTACTCCTGGTCCCCTCTTCAGCAGAATTTCATG GTGGAGGATGAAACAGTTCTGTGCAATATCCCTTACATGGGTGACGAGGTAAAGGAGGAAGATGAAACTTTCATTGAAGAACTCATTAATAACTATGATGGGAAAGTTCACGGAGAGGAAG AAATTATCTCGGGGTCAGTCCTCATCAGTGATGCTGTGTTCCTGGAGCTAGTGAATGCTCTGAATCAGTACTCcgatgaggaagaggaaggacaCAATGATTCTGAGGTGAAGCAGGAGGATGGAAAAGAGGAGCTGCCAGtgacaaggaaaagaaagcgTGGAGTGGAAG GTAACAAGAAGTGTTCCAAGAAGAGGTTCCCCAATGACATGATATTCACTGCTATTTCTTCCATGTTTCCTGAGTATGGCTTCCCAGAGGATATGAAAGAAAG GTACCGGGAGCTGACGGAGGTGTCAGACCCCAACGTGCTGCCACCGCAGTGCACTCCCAACATCGACGGGCCGTGTGCCAAGTCAGTGCAGCGGGAGCAGTCCCTGCACTCCTTCCACACCCTCTTCTGCCGCCGCTGCTTCAAATACGACTGCTTCCTGCATC cttttcatgcTACTCCTAATGTGTACAAACGAAAGAATAGAGAGACCAAGATTGAGCCAGATCCTTGCGGCGCAGACTGTTTCCTCTGGCTG GAAGGAGCCAAGGAGTTTGCTGCACTGCACAACCCCCGATCCAAGTGCTCAGGCCGTCGCCGCCGGCGGCACCACGTGGTGGCCGCGTCCTGCTCCAACACCCCGGCTGTCACTGAGACCAGGGAGGGCGACAGCGACCGGGACACAGGCAACGAGTGGGCCTCCAGCTCCTCGG AGGCCAACTCCCGCTGCCAAACCCCCACTAAGCAGAAGCTGagcccagcctcctcccagctgtTTGCAGTGGAGGCACCGCAGGAGCCAGTGGAGTGGACGGGAGCTGAGGAGTCACTCTTCCGTGTCTTCCATGGGACCTACTTCAACAACTTCTGCTCAattgccaggctgctggggacaaAGACCTGCAAGCAG GTCTTTCAGTTTGCAGTGAAGGAATCGCTTATAACGAAACTGCCAACAAATGAGTTAATGAATCCAtcccagaagaagaaaaggaagcacaG GCTGTGGGCTGCTCATTGCAGGAAGATCCAGCTGAAGAAAG ATAATTCACCGACCCAGGTGTACAACTACCAGCCCTGTGaccaccctgagcatccctgtgacagctcctgcccttgcATCATGACTCAGAATTTCTGTGAGAAGTTCTGCCAGTGCAACCCTGACT GTCAGAACCGCTTCCCAGGCTGCCGCTGTAAGACCCAGTGCAACACCAAGCAGTGCCCCTGCTACCTGGCTGTGCGGGAGTGTGACCCAGACCTCTGCCTCACCTGCGGCGCTTCCGAGCACTGGGACTGCAAGGTGGTCTCCTGCAAGAACTGCAGCATCCAGAGAGGCCTCAAAAAG CATTTGTTGCTGGCCCCATCAGACGTGGCTGGCTGGGGGACTTTCATCAAGGAGGCTGTGCAGAAGAACGAGTTCATCTCCGAGTACTGTGGGgag CTCATTTCACAGGATGAGGCTGACAGGCGAGGAAAGGTCTACGACAAGTACATGTCCAGCTTCCTCTTCAACCTCAACAATG attttgtTGTTGACGCTACTcgcaaaggaaataaaattcgCTTTGCCAACCACTCAGTGAACCCCAACTGCTATGCGAAAG TTGTGATGGTGAACGGAGACCACCGCATTGGTATCTTCGCCAAGAGAGCCatccaggcaggagaggagctctTCTTTGACTACAG GTACAGCCAGGCAGATGCCCTGAAGTATGTCGGCATAGAAAGGGAGACGGACATCATCTAA